The genomic interval ACTCTTTCCTCCACATCGCGCTGCTTAACGTCGACATGGTGAGGAGGCCGAAAATCCTTCTGCCTCGACAGGACCTGCTCCTTTGTGACCGGTTCTATCCTGTCGTCATAACGGGGGCCGCCCACATTCCCGTCCCTGATGAATCTATCCATGTAGAAGGCTGCCCTCTTTCCCTGGCCTATCGCCTCCACTATCATCGAAGGTCCGGTCACTACCTCTCCGCCGGCGAAGATCCCATCTACGCTTGTGACCATTGTCTCCGCGTCGGCTTTTATCATCCCGCCCCTTAATAGCTCTATTCCATCAGCCTCGAGAAAACCGGTCTGGCTGGACTGTCCGATTGAGATGAATACGACATCGCAGGGCAGCACGGAGCGTTTCCGGCTGTCGAACTTGGGGGAGAACTTTCCTTCCCCGTCAAAGATGCTCAGGCAGGCGACAGTCTCGACGCCGGTGATCCTGTCTTCGCTCACGATCACTTTTTCAGGCCCGAGTCCGGCTTCTATTATCACTTTTTCCCTGACAGCGTCCTCGATCTCTTCCTCCGAAGCAGGCATCTCTTCACGTTTCTCCAGACACATCATCCTGACTTCCGAAGCGCCCAGCCTCGCGGCTGTCCTCGCCACGTCTATTGCGACATTACCTCCGCCTATTACAAGAGCTCGTTTTCCTTTCAGATCGTGCTTTCGCCCGTGTGTGACATCGAAAAGGAACCTTATCCCGCTGAGGACACCGGGATGGTCCTCGCCCTCTATACCTATGCTCTTTGCTACATTTGCTCCCACCGATACGAATACCGAATCGAAACCCTCATCGAGCAGCCCCCTGACCGAGGTCACCTCGACACCGGTCTCGATCTTCACTCCGAGAGCCGTTATGTTCATGATATCCCTGTCGACCGTCTCTTTGGGAAGACGGTATCTCGGCAATTCGCTTCTCAGCATCCCTCCTGCGATGTCGCGGGCTTCGAGTATCTTCACTTCGTGGCCCTTCTTCGCGAGGAAGAACGCCGCGCTCAGTCCTGCTGGACCGGAACCTATCACAGCCACTTTTTTACCAGTTTTCTCTTCCGGCGGACCGTATTCGGGTTCGGGGTGCCTGTCATAATACCAGTCGGCGATGTATCTCTTTATCATCCTTATGTGTGGAGCTCCGTCCGTCTCGGCGAGGGTACATTCCTTCTCGCAAGGCGAATAGCAGGCTCTCCCCAGGCTTCCCACCAGAGGCGCATCGTCCAGGACGAGATTGAACGCCTCCTCGAATTGTCCCTGCCTGGCCAGCGATATGTATCCGTTCGCCTTGATGTTCGCAGGGCAGTGGAATGTACAAGGTGAAGTGCCCTCGCGGTCGATAACGGCCTTTTTTGGAACGGCCTGTGGAAATGCGATGTGTGCGACGCGTCGGGCGACCAGCCCGAAATTGTATTCATCGGGCACGGACACTGTGCAGACCTTTTCGCACTCCTGGCATCCTGTGCACAGATCGAAATCTACATATCTGGGTTTCCGGTAGAGTGTGACGAGAAAGGATCCTTCTTCACTGCGTCGAATGTTCCTTACTTCGCTGTATACATTGAGGTCTATATTCTTGTGGCTCGCGGTGCCCGCCATCTTTGGAGTGGAGATGCAGCTGGCGCAATCGAGAGTTGGAAAGACCTTCGAGAGAAGGATCATCTTTCCCCCGATACTGGGTTCCTTTTCGACAAGGGCTACCTTATAGCCCATGTCGCCCAGGCTTATCGCCGACTCCATCCCTGCTATGCCACCACCGATTACCAGGGCGTCGTAATCCATCTATTCTCCGCTTTCCGCCGACCCGATCTTCTTGAGGGCCGTGTTGAAATTCTTCATATATTTTTCGAAAGGTTCTGCACAAACGCTGCAGAGAGCCGCCATCTTTACGCGGGCCGGATTGATCTCCCTCTCTACCATCATCTCCTGCGTCCTTGCCATGACCGCTCCGGTCCTTGCCGTACAATCCTCAAGATAGGAACAATCGTTCCCATCGGCGGCCAGAAATACTCCGTCGAAACCGTTCTCCAGAGCGTGAATTATCCATTTCGGTTTGATGCCGCTCGAGCAGGGCAGCGTGATGACGTAGACTAACGGGGAATAGTGCATCTTGTTCCTGCCGGCAAGGTCGATGCCGGGGTCTGACACGTTCTCCGTCGAAAAGACAAGGATCTTCGGTGTTGATCCTTTTTCACTCATTATTTAAATACCTTTTCAAACGATTCCAGAAGGGCAAGGACATGTTCACTAACTATCCTGTATTGGACAAAATTACCGTCTCTCTTCGAATCGACCAGGCCCTCAAGTCTCATTCGCGTCAGGTGCTGAGAGATGTGTGGCTGTGACGCCTCGCAGCATTGCTCAAGTTCACTCACAGTCATCTCGTTTCGACGAAGTTTACAGAGGATATACAGCCTCTGGGGATGAGCAAGGCTCTTGAGCAGTGGCGCTATCTTCTCGCACCTCTCCTTGTCCGAAATTCTTGCGGCCATTTCAATTACCTGGTCTTCTTTACGTACAGTCTCCAGAAACTTGTGTCTTCAACTGTTCCCATGTGCTCGTACTTCATCTTTTTCGTCCACATCGGGATATCGTTGTTCGTTCCTTCGTCAGATGAGATGACCTCCATAATCCCACCCACTGGCACTTCCGCCATCGCTTTCTTCGCCTCCAGCAGCGGACCGGGACAAGCCATACCTCTTGCGTCCACAACCTTGTTCACTTCGAGATTCTTCAGTTCATCGTCCGTCATTGTCTTTCTCCTTAATAAGATTATAAGAATATTCTTATATGCGAATTATATTATAGTTCAGCAATGAATGTCAAGAGAGTTTCGTTGATATTATGTAATCATTCCAGCCACCGAACAGGATCAAGAAAACACCTCGACCTATTTCTGCCAGACCGCGTGTCCACGCTTCCGGAGTATCCGTGCGAGTTCGGATTCCATTTCCACAGCATCTTCATATGGGAGTGGATTGTATTCTTCATAAAGCAGTGGACAAAGGTGTCTGCCGTACTTCCGGACAAACCTGTTCGACTTGTAACCTGCAAGATGATTCTCGAACCGTTTCTCAGGATCAAGGCCGGTCATACCTACATAGTAACACTTACAATCAGGCCTGAATCCCGGATTTTCGCGGATGAAGGACTTTTCTCGGATAACGGCCCGGTCGAGCTCTATGACATAGACGTTATGGTGGGCTTTACTTTTCATCCTGCTGAAGGGTAATACATCTTTACCCGGAATTTCCACGATGAGCAAGATCGCTCTGAACTATTCTTCGACCGGTTTATAGATGAATTCGCGAACGGCCAATACTCTGCCTCCATTGTCTTCGATCTCAACACGCCACGCTCCGGACCATGAAGCCATCATCCTTTTAGAACTCCATGTCCGCCATGAAGCAGATTTGACAGGGAGCCTCACACGAGCCTTCTCTTCCTCACCAAAGATCCACACGTGAGTAATGGTATCAGGAGGGGCGGCTCCCGAAATCCTTGAATAACAATAGAGTCTTTCCTGACTTTCGAAAAACTGGGTGTTTATGCCGGCGGGGGCTTTTTCCTCTATGCCGGTACATATGACTACTTCATCGACTTTCAATCCATTCTCGATGTCCATAGCCATGACGGGGGTTAAAAAGAACGTAAAGACCAACAAGATGAAGAGTGCGATCCTTGACATAACGATCCTCCCTTGAAAATCACCTGGTCGGGGCCAGGCCCGAATTTCTGCCGGACCCGATCCAGCACACAATCAGAACTTTAACAGGGCATTCAATTTCGCTGTTGATAGTTTCAGATCCTTCCCCCCGACGATATTCAGCGAAATGCTTGACTTTCCTTTCTTGAAAGTCAACTTACCCTTCCATCCTCTGTTTGAAAGTTCCAGGATCGTCTTGTGCTTCTTCCCTTTATGCGTAAGCTGTCCTGAAATCCTGTTATTCCTGATATCCAGCACAAAAATGGCCGATCTGTTGAGCCTCGATTTGATCTCGCCGGATAGTCTTCCCTTCCTGTCAAGCCTGAGCTCGAGTTGATGAGTATTCCCCTTCAACTTTAATTTTCCCTCGGGCGGAAACTTGCCCCTGGCGATTCTGACAACCCCGGCCTGAACTTCAAGTTCCAGGCTCTCCCTGCTGGTATCCCTGTATGTACCGGAATACTTTCCCGAATTGTCCAGAACGAGTTTGAGGGAATGCTCCTCACCGGCATGCACAAATGTACCATTCAGTTTTCCCGGAGCAAGATCCAGGGTCAGGGACGAATTATCGCCGAAGTTATATACCGCGCCACTTCGGACCGTCTTTTTTTCGGCATCTATCTCCAGCGTAAGTTCATGATTCTTTCCATGGTCGCTGACCTCGTATTTCTTTCTTGCCAAGATCGCCTCCTGATATCTTTTATATTCCCTGATCGGGATATTTGCCGTTCCAGCAATACAGGCAGAGTCTTTCCCTTGGAAAACCGATCGCCTCGACCATATCTTCAACTGTCTGGTAGCGCAGAGTCGTTACTTCAATATCCTTGCGGATCCATTCGATCATCTTCGCGTACTTCTCTGTAGTATGGTCAAGATATTCTGAAATGTCCTCAATATCCTTCCCCTCGATATCCCTGATGGCCCTTCGTGCGGCCAGTTCATCTATTTCCCTGGTCGATAGATTGAATCTGCAGGGGAACATAAGTGGAGGACATGCCGGACGGCAATGGATCTCTTTCGCTCCACCTTCCCAGAGTTTTTTCGTCGTAAAATTCTTGAGTTGTGTGCCCCTCACTATCGAATCTTCACAGATGACGATCCTGTTCCCATCGATTATCTCCTTCACGGGCACCAGCTTCATCCGGGCGATATGATCTCGTGTATCCTGAGAGGGAGGAGTGTAGCTGCGGCCATATCCAGGAGTATACTTTATCAGCGGACGCCTGTACGGCTTCCCCGACTCTATCGCGTAACCGATAGCGTGAGCGGTTCCGGAATCAGGGATCCCTGCCACTACATCGACTTCTATATCCTTATCTCTTCTCGCGAGACATTTTCCGCATCTTTCCCTGACTGCTTCCGTGTTGATCCCTTCGTAGTCAGAGGCAGGAAACCCTGTATAGATCCACAGGAAAGAGCATATCTGATTATTTTCCCTTCCCACTTTTGCTACACGCATCCCATCCTTACCGAGAAGGACTATCTCCCCCGGATCCAGAATTTTTTCTATCGAGAGATCGTTGTTTGGAAATGCAGTGGTCTCAGACGCCACAGCCCATGCATCTTCACGCTTCGCGATTGCCAGTGCAGAATAGCCCAGTCTATCCCGGGCAGCATATATCCCTTCTCTGCTCAGGAGCAGCAGGGTACATGAGCCGTCGATAGCATCAAACACTTTTTCGATTCCATCGATGATATCATCGCCGCGCGCGATAATCTTCGCCGCAAGTTCGGTGAGATTCACCGTTCCGTCACCAGTCTCACTGAAAGTCACTCCCTCTGAAAGCATCTGGTCCGCCAGTTCCCTTGCGTTGTCAATAAATCCATCTGTAACGATACAAAATGGCCCCAGATGTGAATTAAGGTATATCGGCTGTTCATCAAATGCGCTGATGACGCCGATTCCCATATTACCTTTCATGTTATAAATATCTTTATAAAATTTCGACTTGAACTGGCTTTGACTTATATTGTGGATCTGTCTTGAAAATTCATCGCCAAACATGGCGACGCCTCCGAACTGTGTACCCAGATGAGAATGGTAATCCGTCCCGTAAAGTAACAACTCATTACAACTATTCTCCGATACAACACCGAACAGTCCGCTCATCTTATCCTCCGTCTTTCAGATGAATCTTCCTCTGGATGATCTTCATTTCCGGATCGGTTTCCTACGCAGGGAAAGATGCATTCTACGCCCGACACCAGGTCTGCTCAACCATTATTTTCTATTATGGAAAAGAAAAAGACAGGCCGGGACTTCCTGAAATGTGCCTGCCCGTAACTGTTTATAAATGACAGGTTCTAATTCTTTGTGAACTTGTTTCCTTCCATCTCCTTACCCGAATGCGCGATTATCCACGCGAGTACAGGCTCCCAGGCAAGAGTCCGGGCCTCATTGGAGATAAACAGGTCGATATGACCGAAATCGATCATCTGGTATTCCGGAGGATAGAGGCCTGCAACTATCGTCGTCACATCCGTGCTTCCAAGTATTGAAGGAGAATAGGCTGTGTATTGCCCAAATCCTCCTACTGCGGCTACACTGAGGACAGGAACTGTGACATCCAACAGATTGTCAATGATATGTCAATGCTTTCATTCTTATTCTCAGGCTGGACATATTCCGACAAAAAGTTTTAATTTAGTGAAAATAATACTTGCATCGACTGATTCTTATGTTAAACTGACGAAGTAAGGAGATGAATAATAACAATCCCTTGTATTGACAGTTAAATATATTTTGGTGGCGGCTGATGATATCCCTAATGGCGTTATAGAGTGGCCACGCTCTTTTGCGGCCTGCGGATATTTAGGGTGAAAATCCTTCCGAGACTCCAGTCGCCGCCTTTTTTTGCCCTCCCCAGCTACTTCACCATCTTAAAAGTGACGTTCTTCCCGTTGCCCTAACTTGTCTTCTCACTGTGAGTGAAAAGCCAGAGTCCCATATAGATCAGTCCGGGGAATGCCGCGAGAATATACTGTGCGCCGGGAGGCACGACCCCCACATTGATAAAGTGTACCAGATAATAAGCCAGAATGCTGAAGACCGCTACACTTCCTCCAAGCGCTTCCTTCCTCCAGCCATGGATCAATCCTCCGATCACTCCCACCGGGAAAAAGATGAACATGATCCATTCGATCCCGCTCCACGATGAAAAACTCAATCCTTTACGGACGAACGTCGAGATGATAAATACA from Candidatus Latescibacterota bacterium carries:
- a CDS encoding FAD-dependent oxidoreductase → MDYDALVIGGGIAGMESAISLGDMGYKVALVEKEPSIGGKMILLSKVFPTLDCASCISTPKMAGTASHKNIDLNVYSEVRNIRRSEEGSFLVTLYRKPRYVDFDLCTGCQECEKVCTVSVPDEYNFGLVARRVAHIAFPQAVPKKAVIDREGTSPCTFHCPANIKANGYISLARQGQFEEAFNLVLDDAPLVGSLGRACYSPCEKECTLAETDGAPHIRMIKRYIADWYYDRHPEPEYGPPEEKTGKKVAVIGSGPAGLSAAFFLAKKGHEVKILEARDIAGGMLRSELPRYRLPKETVDRDIMNITALGVKIETGVEVTSVRGLLDEGFDSVFVSVGANVAKSIGIEGEDHPGVLSGIRFLFDVTHGRKHDLKGKRALVIGGGNVAIDVARTAARLGASEVRMMCLEKREEMPASEEEIEDAVREKVIIEAGLGPEKVIVSEDRITGVETVACLSIFDGEGKFSPKFDSRKRSVLPCDVVFISIGQSSQTGFLEADGIELLRGGMIKADAETMVTSVDGIFAGGEVVTGPSMIVEAIGQGKRAAFYMDRFIRDGNVGGPRYDDRIEPVTKEQVLSRQKDFRPPHHVDVKQRDVEERVGDFSEIELPMSERETIESADNCLNCGICCECQQCVKACQAEAIDLYMKGEEVQIEVASVIVSTGYGLFPAHLMDRYGYGKFKNVITAMEMDRIIAPTRPYNHLLRPLDGKVPDNIAYVLCAGSRDHTTDNPICSRVCCMYSIKQAQLLLGALPIADVTLYYIDIRAFGKGYDEFYEQSRGMGVQFVKGKVAKIDETSEGNLILRYEDIDNGGKIMETEHDLVVLSTGFIPNPEFRELFSEEELRGDKWSFVEEPDEETNPARTSIEGVFVAGAAAGPMDIPDTILHSGAAAVQA
- a CDS encoding hydrogenase iron-sulfur subunit, which produces MSEKGSTPKILVFSTENVSDPGIDLAGRNKMHYSPLVYVITLPCSSGIKPKWIIHALENGFDGVFLAADGNDCSYLEDCTARTGAVMARTQEMMVEREINPARVKMAALCSVCAEPFEKYMKNFNTALKKIGSAESGE
- a CDS encoding metalloregulator ArsR/SmtB family transcription factor → MAARISDKERCEKIAPLLKSLAHPQRLYILCKLRRNEMTVSELEQCCEASQPHISQHLTRMRLEGLVDSKRDGNFVQYRIVSEHVLALLESFEKVFK
- a CDS encoding sulfurtransferase TusA family protein, which codes for MTDDELKNLEVNKVVDARGMACPGPLLEAKKAMAEVPVGGIMEVISSDEGTNNDIPMWTKKMKYEHMGTVEDTSFWRLYVKKTR
- a CDS encoding DUF2914 domain-containing protein, with the protein product MSRIALFILLVFTFFLTPVMAMDIENGLKVDEVVICTGIEEKAPAGINTQFFESQERLYCYSRISGAAPPDTITHVWIFGEEEKARVRLPVKSASWRTWSSKRMMASWSGAWRVEIEDNGGRVLAVREFIYKPVEE
- a CDS encoding amidophosphoribosyltransferase: MSGLFGVVSENSCNELLLYGTDYHSHLGTQFGGVAMFGDEFSRQIHNISQSQFKSKFYKDIYNMKGNMGIGVISAFDEQPIYLNSHLGPFCIVTDGFIDNARELADQMLSEGVTFSETGDGTVNLTELAAKIIARGDDIIDGIEKVFDAIDGSCTLLLLSREGIYAARDRLGYSALAIAKREDAWAVASETTAFPNNDLSIEKILDPGEIVLLGKDGMRVAKVGRENNQICSFLWIYTGFPASDYEGINTEAVRERCGKCLARRDKDIEVDVVAGIPDSGTAHAIGYAIESGKPYRRPLIKYTPGYGRSYTPPSQDTRDHIARMKLVPVKEIIDGNRIVICEDSIVRGTQLKNFTTKKLWEGGAKEIHCRPACPPLMFPCRFNLSTREIDELAARRAIRDIEGKDIEDISEYLDHTTEKYAKMIEWIRKDIEVTTLRYQTVEDMVEAIGFPRERLCLYCWNGKYPDQGI